From Hydractinia symbiolongicarpus strain clone_291-10 chromosome 12, HSymV2.1, whole genome shotgun sequence, one genomic window encodes:
- the LOC130622607 gene encoding retinal homeobox protein Rx1-like yields the protein MRQMEIQIAQDRSFAKRTSPFFVKDILGLSDESETESSDEMNRESGNEEMNEYVDDLNNNGKKTRQCFTSKQVEELERLFNETNYPDAYTRQMLAKKMKVSETRIQIWCQNRRAKIRRQRKQRKPILSGISGPHGIYYPSSSPWLQPHFTSLLPFPVLPLHRSSLSSPIREMSPEKSRIYYRTDFNRDDLTISDYTRSKQELQELHGRLRSYTR from the exons ATGAGACAAATGGAGATCCAGATTGCACAAGATCGATCATTTGCAAAGAGAACCAGTCCATTCTTCGTTAAAGACATTCTTGGATTGAGCGATGAATCTGAAACAGAGAGTAGCGATGAAATGAACAGGGAAAGCGGCAACGAAGAAATGAACGAATATG TTGACGACCTCAACAACAATGGCAAGAAAACGAGACAATGCTTCACATCTAAACAAGTGGAAGAATTAGAAAGGTTATTCAATGAAACTAACTACCCAGATGCGTACACAAGGCAAATGTTGGCAAAGAAAATGAAAGTATCTGAAACAAGAATACAG ATTTGGTGTCAAAACCGAAGAGCGAAAATCCGGCGACAAAGAAAGCAAAGAAAACCAATCCTTTCAGGAATATCTGGGCCTCATGGAATATACTATCCCAGTTCCAGCCCGTGGTTACAGCCACACTTTACATCTTTGCTGCCATTTCCTGTTTTGCCACTACATAGATCGTCCCTTTCCTCTCCTATACGTGAAATGTCACCGGAAAAAAGTAGAATATATTACAGGACTGATTTTAACAGAGACGATTTAACGATTTCTGATTACACTCGCTCAAAACAAGAACTCCAAGAGTTACATGGCAGATTGAGAAGTTACACAAGGTGA